In Synergistaceae bacterium, the genomic window GCCGATTCGGACGAATATTATTTCCTGATTCAGAGGACGTTACCTCAGATGCTGGTAGGAGGGTTCATCACCGTTATGATTGCGTCGGTACTGATTGCTGGGCTTTTCGTAAAAATTTTGGGTTAAAAATTTTTTACCTGAAGCCGTACTTCTTCAAAAGCGCTTTCCCGGCGTCGCTCAAGACGTACTCGATAAAACGGGCACTCTCAGTTTTTTGCGCGGAACCCGCCGTGACGGTTATGGGGTAACTCACGGGTGTCGTGGGTTGCAATTCCGCTACGACGACGAGCTGATCTCCCGCGGAACGGGCGTCAGTTGAAAAAACGAACCCCGCGTCCACTTCGCCCCTGACGATATAATCCAGAACCTGCCGGACATTTTCCCCAAGGATGAGCTTCTCCTTTTTTTCCAGTTCGTCCCAAACGCCCCCGGCCTGGAGAATTTCCCTGGCGTAGCGGCCTGCCGGCACGTAATCGGGGTTACCGATCGCCACGTGAGCCACGGAGTCCTTTTTTAAGTCATCGAGGCCCTTGATCGCGTTTTTCCCCGCCGGCTCAGCCAGGGCGATCCCGTTTTCGGCGAAGTTCTTTCTGGATTTCGCATCGATCAGTTTTTTAGAGTCTCCCTCGTCCATGGTCGCCTGGTCCGCCGCCGCGAAGACATCTACCGGCGCTCCTTGTTCGATCTGTTGCAGCAAGGTACGGGAAGCCCCGAAGTTCATGACAACATTGACATCTGGGTTGCTCTTTTGGTACTCCGCCGCCAGCTCTGTAAAGGCGTCGGTCAAGCTCGCCGCGGCGGAGACGTTCAACTCCACCGGCGCGGCAAACGCGCCGCCCGCCAAGGCCAAAATTGCCCCCAGGACCGCCAACCATCGAACACGCCTTACCTTAACACACTCCATCTGTATCATGTCCTTTCACTAATAATTGTGGGTCGCATAAGACGCAACCAAGTTGCATTGTAT contains:
- the modA gene encoding molybdate ABC transporter substrate-binding protein; amino-acid sequence: MECVKVRRVRWLAVLGAILALAGGAFAAPVELNVSAAASLTDAFTELAAEYQKSNPDVNVVMNFGASRTLLQQIEQGAPVDVFAAADQATMDEGDSKKLIDAKSRKNFAENGIALAEPAGKNAIKGLDDLKKDSVAHVAIGNPDYVPAGRYAREILQAGGVWDELEKKEKLILGENVRQVLDYIVRGEVDAGFVFSTDARSAGDQLVVVAELQPTTPVSYPITVTAGSAQKTESARFIEYVLSDAGKALLKKYGFR